In Euwallacea fornicatus isolate EFF26 chromosome 2, ASM4011564v1, whole genome shotgun sequence, one genomic interval encodes:
- the spdo gene encoding uncharacterized protein spdo isoform X1, whose amino-acid sequence MDPQPNFYTNPAFCQQSEFVPQNRALSPQRSIRQSPVGAQTSHQVFDNSLSELQGNPDHIEEQEFYEEVIVDDQGFIKGKKVVVVAQNNEGQKYIQGTQHERQGSRYGSTQYHPPKSQKSRYEYIPMRQQQEMRSTLRSTPKKSLIQEHVEVAPGVVHRYAVIEPEEETPLTNINERYALVPMSQLNNVVPQQKNNRYDYITPSDQPEVNRRYEYIQTSPVRSGTRYEHPQEQSTPQKMKTGGRYDYVQPQNSPARPGTNPVATQMLHELLSTPKKVKQVLSPLQGRRMSPSPLSPITRDPFQTPPRPTKPPPNSKAQQKLNYAFGGKQLLIQEKRLQNTAVVPPMCSSPVQSIYAETTYSQKSESGTNISSKSSTFGQTLIAAAFIMCLCGLGTTSLSFYMLSFMGRPYYLDFSIVSGFTCTVMGILGCRSKNVYWVPNRNYLSGYLALTVFSLLTCAGLVVLLINDPLPGTPLADMTSAAVCGFSVLTLLLTLTGVVSSYCCMYPPPDNRVQIV is encoded by the exons ATGGACCCACAACCCAACTTCTACACCAACCCAGCCTTCTGCCAGCAGAGTGAATTTGTTCCTCAGAACCGTGCTCTGAGTCCTCAAAGGAGCATTAGACAGTCCCCAGTGGGGGCTCAGACGAGCCATCAAGTCTTTGACAACTCCCTTTCTGAACTTCAAGGCAACCCAGATCACATTGAGGAGCAGGAATTCTATGAAGAGGTAATTGTGGATGATCAGGGCTTCATTAAGGGCAAAAAGGTCGTGGTAGTAGCTCAGAACAATGAAGGGCAGAAGTATATTCAAGGGACTCAGCATGAGCGGCAAGGGAGCAG GTATGGTAGTACCCAGTACCACCCTCCTAAATCTCAGAAATCTAGATACGAATACATTCCGATGAGGCAGCAGCAGGAGATGCGAAGTACTCTAAGATCAACCCCTAAGAAATCCCTAATCCAGGAACATGTGGAAGTGGCCCCTGGCGTGGTACATAG GTACGCAGTTATAGAACCTGAAGAAGAAACTCCACTCACTAACATAAACGAAAGATATGCTCTTGTGCCGATGAGCCAGCTCAACAACGTAGTACCTCAGCAAAAAAACAATAG GTATGACTACATAACCCCCTCAGACCAACCAGAAGTCAATCGCCGATATGAGTACATTCAAACCTCTCCAGTAAGATCTGGTACCCGATATGAGCACCCGCAAGAGCAGTCCACGCCTCAGAAGATGAAGACTGGTGGGAGATACGACTATGTGCAGCCGCAAAATTCACCTGCCAGGCCTGGCACCAATCCTGTAGCCACTCAGATGCTGCACGAACTGCTTTCGACCCCAAAGAAAGTTAAG CAGGTACTCTCTCCTCTTCAGGGTCGCCGCATGTCTCCATCCCCTCTATCCCCCATTACCAGAGATCCGTTCCAAACCCCACCCAGGCCCACCAAACCCCCTCCCAATTCCAAAGCTCAGCAGAAGCTCAATTACGCCTTTGGTGGGAAACAATTGCTGATTCAAGAAAAACGTCTACAGAATACTGCGGTGGTACCACCCATGTGTTCCAGCCCTGTCCAGAGCATCTATGCTGAGACTACTTATTCTCAGAAATCTGAATCTGGAACGAATATCAGCTCCAAGTCTAGCACTTTTGGACAAACTCTTATCGCAGCAGCTTTTATTATGTGTCTCTGTGGACTTGGCACTACCAGTTTGAGCTTTTATATGTTGTCTTTTATGGGCAGACCGTACTACCTAGATTTTAGTATCGTATCTGGGTTCACGTGCACTGTGATGGGAATCCTGGGGTGTCgatccaaaaatgtttattgggTGCCCAATAGGAACTACCTTTCCG GATATTTGGCGCTTACAGTGTTCAGTCTGTTGACTTGTGCAGGATTGGTGGTACTATTGATTAATGACCCCCTGCCCGGGACGCCTCTGGCAGATATGACGTCAGCTGCAGTATGCGGATTTTCGGTACTAACATTGCTGCTAACCTTGACAGGGGTGGTCTCCAGCTATTGTTGCATGTATCCTCCTCCTGATAATAGGGTGCAGATTGTGTAG
- the spdo gene encoding uncharacterized protein spdo isoform X2: protein MDPQPNFYTNPAFCQQSEFVPQNRALSPQRSIRQSPVGAQTSHQVFDNSLSELQGNPDHIEEQEFYEEVIVDDQGFIKGKKVVVVAQNNEGQKYIQGTQHERQGSRYGSTQYHPPKSQKSRYEYIPMRQQQEMRSTLRSTPKKSLIQEHVEVAPGVVHRYAVIEPEEETPLTNINERYALVPMSQLNNVVPQQKNNRYDYITPSDQPEVNRRYEYIQTSPVRSGTRYEHPQEQSTPQKMKTGGRYDYVQPQNSPARPGTNPVATQMLHELLSTPKKVKVLSPLQGRRMSPSPLSPITRDPFQTPPRPTKPPPNSKAQQKLNYAFGGKQLLIQEKRLQNTAVVPPMCSSPVQSIYAETTYSQKSESGTNISSKSSTFGQTLIAAAFIMCLCGLGTTSLSFYMLSFMGRPYYLDFSIVSGFTCTVMGILGCRSKNVYWVPNRNYLSGYLALTVFSLLTCAGLVVLLINDPLPGTPLADMTSAAVCGFSVLTLLLTLTGVVSSYCCMYPPPDNRVQIV, encoded by the exons ATGGACCCACAACCCAACTTCTACACCAACCCAGCCTTCTGCCAGCAGAGTGAATTTGTTCCTCAGAACCGTGCTCTGAGTCCTCAAAGGAGCATTAGACAGTCCCCAGTGGGGGCTCAGACGAGCCATCAAGTCTTTGACAACTCCCTTTCTGAACTTCAAGGCAACCCAGATCACATTGAGGAGCAGGAATTCTATGAAGAGGTAATTGTGGATGATCAGGGCTTCATTAAGGGCAAAAAGGTCGTGGTAGTAGCTCAGAACAATGAAGGGCAGAAGTATATTCAAGGGACTCAGCATGAGCGGCAAGGGAGCAG GTATGGTAGTACCCAGTACCACCCTCCTAAATCTCAGAAATCTAGATACGAATACATTCCGATGAGGCAGCAGCAGGAGATGCGAAGTACTCTAAGATCAACCCCTAAGAAATCCCTAATCCAGGAACATGTGGAAGTGGCCCCTGGCGTGGTACATAG GTACGCAGTTATAGAACCTGAAGAAGAAACTCCACTCACTAACATAAACGAAAGATATGCTCTTGTGCCGATGAGCCAGCTCAACAACGTAGTACCTCAGCAAAAAAACAATAG GTATGACTACATAACCCCCTCAGACCAACCAGAAGTCAATCGCCGATATGAGTACATTCAAACCTCTCCAGTAAGATCTGGTACCCGATATGAGCACCCGCAAGAGCAGTCCACGCCTCAGAAGATGAAGACTGGTGGGAGATACGACTATGTGCAGCCGCAAAATTCACCTGCCAGGCCTGGCACCAATCCTGTAGCCACTCAGATGCTGCACGAACTGCTTTCGACCCCAAAGAAAGTTAAG GTACTCTCTCCTCTTCAGGGTCGCCGCATGTCTCCATCCCCTCTATCCCCCATTACCAGAGATCCGTTCCAAACCCCACCCAGGCCCACCAAACCCCCTCCCAATTCCAAAGCTCAGCAGAAGCTCAATTACGCCTTTGGTGGGAAACAATTGCTGATTCAAGAAAAACGTCTACAGAATACTGCGGTGGTACCACCCATGTGTTCCAGCCCTGTCCAGAGCATCTATGCTGAGACTACTTATTCTCAGAAATCTGAATCTGGAACGAATATCAGCTCCAAGTCTAGCACTTTTGGACAAACTCTTATCGCAGCAGCTTTTATTATGTGTCTCTGTGGACTTGGCACTACCAGTTTGAGCTTTTATATGTTGTCTTTTATGGGCAGACCGTACTACCTAGATTTTAGTATCGTATCTGGGTTCACGTGCACTGTGATGGGAATCCTGGGGTGTCgatccaaaaatgtttattgggTGCCCAATAGGAACTACCTTTCCG GATATTTGGCGCTTACAGTGTTCAGTCTGTTGACTTGTGCAGGATTGGTGGTACTATTGATTAATGACCCCCTGCCCGGGACGCCTCTGGCAGATATGACGTCAGCTGCAGTATGCGGATTTTCGGTACTAACATTGCTGCTAACCTTGACAGGGGTGGTCTCCAGCTATTGTTGCATGTATCCTCCTCCTGATAATAGGGTGCAGATTGTGTAG